The Achromobacter pestifer genome includes a region encoding these proteins:
- a CDS encoding VOC family protein: protein MKPGINVAGVYVDDQDAALAFYVDKLGFRVHTDVRNGPYRWLTVQHPDQPSFQLGLFAPGPPIHDEATAQTLRAMVAKGAMPPLVLHVADCRADHARLQALGVEFTQEPIERYGSVDAGFRDPAGNGWKMIQAPRGAA from the coding sequence ATGAAACCAGGCATCAATGTGGCGGGCGTGTACGTGGACGATCAGGACGCGGCGCTGGCGTTCTACGTGGACAAGCTCGGATTCCGCGTCCATACGGATGTGCGCAACGGGCCGTACCGGTGGCTGACTGTCCAGCATCCGGATCAGCCCTCGTTCCAGCTCGGCCTGTTCGCGCCCGGCCCTCCCATCCACGACGAGGCCACGGCGCAGACCTTGCGCGCCATGGTGGCGAAGGGGGCCATGCCGCCCCTGGTCCTGCATGTGGCCGACTGCCGGGCGGACCATGCCCGGCTGCAGGCCCTGGGCGTCGAATTCACGCAGGAACCCATCGAGCGCTACGGCAGCGTGGACGCGGGCTTCCGCGATCCGGCGGGCAATGGCTGGAAGATGATCCAGGCGCCGCGCGGCGCGGCCTGA
- a CDS encoding VOC family protein translates to MAQKERHKGRLIDHIGLVVRDLPASKAFYTAVFNALQIPIGGSDGPDFWTDELFISSRGSAEVQGELTGRIHLAFQAEDRAMVEAFYQAAMAHGGRDNGPPGERANYHAGYYAAFVLDPDGNNIEAVTRAGAERSAPSVRITY, encoded by the coding sequence ATGGCGCAGAAAGAACGACATAAGGGCCGCTTGATCGATCACATCGGGCTGGTCGTGCGCGACCTGCCCGCCAGCAAGGCGTTCTACACGGCGGTCTTCAATGCGTTACAGATTCCCATCGGCGGCTCCGACGGCCCGGACTTCTGGACGGACGAGCTGTTCATTTCGTCGCGCGGCAGCGCCGAGGTGCAGGGCGAACTGACCGGCCGCATCCATCTGGCGTTCCAGGCGGAAGACCGGGCCATGGTGGAGGCTTTCTACCAGGCGGCGATGGCGCATGGTGGCCGGGATAATGGCCCGCCGGGCGAGCGCGCCAACTACCATGCCGGCTACTATGCCGCGTTTGTGCTGGACCCGGATGGCAACAATATCGAAGCCGTCACCCGCGCGGGCGCCGAACGCAGCGCGCCCTCGGTGCGGATCACCTACTGA
- a CDS encoding alpha-hydroxy acid oxidase — protein MRLNQCQNFHDFRSMARQRLPGPIFNYIDGAADDETTYRRNTSAFESCDLLPDVLRGVAEVDMSVSVMGQKLALPVYCSPTALQRLFHHDGERAVAAAAGKFGTMFGVSSLGTVSLEEARKISGGPQVYQFYFHKDRGLNREMMARAKEAGVQVMMLTVDSITGGNRERDKRTGFAIPFRLNLAGIAQFAIKPAWALNYLTHERFRLPQLDTHVDMGGGAMSISRYFTDMLDPAMTWDDVAAMVQEWGGQFCLKGVMSVEDARRAADIGCTGIVLSNHGGRQLDGSRSAFDQLAEIVDAVGDRIDVMMDGGVQRGTHVLKALALGAKAVGLGRYYLFPLAAAGRPGVERALELMRVEIERAMKLMGCRTVGDLQRRHLRFR, from the coding sequence ATGCGTCTGAACCAGTGCCAGAATTTCCACGACTTTCGCAGCATGGCTCGCCAGCGGCTGCCGGGCCCCATCTTCAATTACATCGACGGCGCCGCCGACGATGAAACCACCTACCGCCGCAATACCTCCGCGTTCGAATCCTGCGACCTGCTGCCGGATGTGCTGCGCGGCGTGGCGGAGGTGGACATGTCGGTGAGCGTCATGGGCCAGAAGCTGGCGCTGCCGGTCTATTGCTCGCCGACCGCCTTGCAGCGCCTGTTCCATCACGATGGCGAACGCGCCGTGGCGGCCGCCGCGGGCAAGTTCGGCACCATGTTCGGCGTGTCTTCCCTGGGCACCGTCAGCCTGGAAGAAGCCCGCAAGATCAGCGGCGGCCCCCAGGTCTACCAGTTCTACTTCCACAAGGATCGCGGCCTGAACCGCGAAATGATGGCGCGCGCCAAAGAGGCTGGGGTCCAGGTCATGATGCTGACCGTGGATAGCATCACCGGCGGCAACCGCGAGCGCGACAAGCGCACGGGCTTCGCCATTCCGTTCAGGCTCAACCTGGCCGGCATCGCGCAGTTCGCCATCAAACCGGCCTGGGCGCTCAACTACCTCACCCATGAACGCTTCCGGCTGCCGCAGCTGGACACCCATGTCGACATGGGCGGCGGCGCCATGTCCATCAGCCGCTACTTCACCGACATGCTGGACCCGGCCATGACCTGGGACGACGTCGCCGCCATGGTGCAGGAATGGGGCGGACAGTTCTGCCTGAAGGGCGTGATGTCGGTGGAAGACGCCAGGCGCGCGGCCGACATCGGCTGCACCGGCATCGTGCTGTCCAACCACGGCGGCCGCCAATTGGACGGCTCGCGCAGCGCCTTCGACCAGCTTGCCGAGATCGTCGACGCGGTTGGCGACCGCATCGACGTGATGATGGATGGCGGCGTGCAGCGCGGCACCCACGTGCTCAAGGCGCTGGCGCTGGGCGCCAAGGCAGTGGGTTTGGGCCGCTACTACCTGTTCCCGCTGGCGGCCGCGGGCCGGCCCGGGGTGGAGCGGGCGCTGGAACTGATGCGGGTCGAGATCGAACGCGCCATGAAGCTGATGGGATGCAGGACCGTCGGGGACTTGCAGCGGCGGCACTTGCGGTTCCGCTGA
- a CDS encoding autotransporter-associated beta strand repeat-containing protein, whose protein sequence is MSFKLSSAFLIALGTFPAYSQTIDGGSIVTVPGSQSSPWNLGASSLTIGNTSTGTLQIGAGGIVSSGSGFIGRQVGSTGNVTVNGIGAQWTAGPGLNIGNFGTGTLGISNGGHVTSTTNTYLGVAAGSSGTLTISGAGSQLNTAGFMRVGQTGTGTVQITNGAVVTNGLGYIGYDTTGVGTVTISGVGSQWNSSAELSVGTTGKGQLNISNGAAVSSTLGTIGAGTNAMGAVTVDGTGSSWTNSGVLTVGNAGSGALTISDNATVSAVSARAGVAAGSQGVINIGAAALAAAAAPGTLTLTGPSPSLTLGATGALVFNHTDTSGYVFTPGITGAGKLSTYNGTTVLTANNNYTGGTTIAGGTLQLGNGGTTGAIVGNVTNNGALTFNRTDTVTFAGLVSGGGTVNQNGTGATILTANNTYTGGTTISAGTLQLGNGGTTGAIVGNVANNGALVFDRSNTLTLGGQISGSGSVSQIGAGTTVLTGNNTYTGATTISAGTLQLGNGGTTGAILGDVSNNGALAFNRSDTLAFPGLISGAGVVNQIGTGTTVLTANNTYTGGTTISAGTLQLGNGGATGAILGNVVDNGALAFNRSDIQAFAGQISGSGVVNQIGAGTTILTANNTYTGGTTISAGTLQLGNGGTTGAILGDVANNGALTFNRSDVQTFPGQISGSGVVNQIGTGTTILTADNTYTGGTTISAGTLQLGDGGTTGAIVGNVANNGALVFDRSNTLTLGGQISGSGSVSQIGAGTTVLTGNNTYTGATTISAGTLQLGNGGTTGAILGDVSNNGALAFNRSDMLAFPGLISGTGVVNQIGTGTTVLTANNTYTGGTTISAGTLQLGSGGATGAILGNVVDNGALAFNRSDIQTFAGQISGSGVVNQIGTGTTILTANNTYTGGTTISAGTLQLGNGGTTGAILGDVANNGALTFNRSDVQTFPGQISGSGVVNQIGTGTTILTADNTYAGGTTISAGALQLGNGGTSGSILGNVANDGLLAFNRSDTMTLAGQISGSGAVNQIGTGTTVLTGNNSYTGGTTISAGTLQLGDGGASGGIVGNVANNGALAFNRSDVQTFAGQVSGSGVVNQIGTGTTILTADNTYTGGTTISAGNLQLGNGGTTGSILGDVANNGALTFNRSDVQTFAGQISGSGVVNQIGAGTTILTADNTYTGGTTISAGALQLGNGGTSGGSLGDVANNGALSFNRSDVQTFAGQISGSGMVNQIGAGATILTANNTYTGGTTISAGTLQLGNGGASGAILGDVANNGALSFNRSDTVTFAGLISGSGTVNQNGSGATVLTAQNTYGGPTNVNNGVLRAGAASTLSPNSAVNVAAAGILDLNGYSQATAGVSNAGLINMGTGTAPGTTLTTPNYVGQGGRIAMNTLLGGDGSPSDRLVINGGAASGSSSLIVSNAGGAGAVTTGNGILLVDAVNGGTTGASAFSLGNAGGYVAAGPYAYTLQRSSVDGSGLQNWYLRSTVDCAAAPSNPACKDPEPPVPPNPPVPPVPPNPPAPVPPAPPNYRPEVSTAVATPELALRYGSTFLDSLHERIGEARYALPSTPAGSNSLVWGRVIGVTGERNGSNSGILGSRGPDYDYKIYGLQSGVDLYRRANANGSMDHAGAYVAFGRATADVDHLDGRSAGQAAMNGVTLGGYWTHIGKEGWYVDAVIQGTRYDVDNGRSPAGYNLDTRGFGFATSLEGGYPFRLNDEWVIEPQAQLVFQNVNLNDANDGAAKIRFNDVDSLRGRVGVRLARTVELDPGPQGKRVATTWLRASLVNEFLTNPTTEFSSQNGYVPFRADMKGMSVQLNLGADVGVKRNVSIYGSVGSEISLRGDGQNFNGKLGVKIAF, encoded by the coding sequence TTGTCATTCAAGCTTTCCAGCGCATTCCTGATCGCGTTGGGTACTTTCCCCGCTTATTCCCAGACCATCGATGGCGGATCGATAGTCACCGTTCCCGGATCGCAGAGTTCGCCCTGGAACCTGGGAGCCAGTTCTCTGACGATAGGTAACACCAGCACCGGCACGCTGCAGATCGGCGCGGGCGGCATAGTATCGAGCGGATCCGGCTTTATCGGCCGCCAAGTCGGCAGCACAGGCAACGTGACTGTGAATGGCATAGGAGCGCAGTGGACCGCCGGGCCGGGGCTCAATATCGGGAACTTCGGCACCGGCACGCTGGGCATCTCGAACGGCGGCCATGTGACGAGCACGACCAATACCTACCTGGGTGTTGCAGCCGGCAGTTCCGGCACGCTGACGATAAGCGGCGCGGGCTCGCAGCTGAACACCGCTGGATTCATGCGCGTGGGCCAGACAGGCACTGGCACAGTGCAAATCACCAACGGCGCGGTCGTGACAAATGGCCTTGGCTACATCGGCTATGACACGACCGGCGTGGGTACGGTGACCATAAGCGGCGTTGGATCGCAGTGGAACAGCAGCGCTGAACTCAGCGTCGGCACCACCGGCAAGGGCCAACTCAACATCTCGAATGGCGCCGCGGTTTCCAGTACGCTCGGAACCATAGGCGCAGGCACGAACGCGATGGGTGCGGTCACCGTCGACGGCACCGGCTCCTCGTGGACAAACTCCGGCGTCCTCACGGTGGGCAACGCCGGCTCCGGCGCCCTGACCATCTCGGATAACGCGACGGTCAGCGCCGTCAGCGCGCGGGCAGGCGTGGCCGCAGGTTCGCAGGGCGTCATCAATATCGGCGCAGCGGCATTGGCCGCCGCGGCGGCCCCGGGCACGCTGACACTGACGGGCCCCAGCCCCAGCCTGACGCTGGGCGCCACCGGGGCGCTGGTGTTCAATCACACCGACACCAGCGGCTATGTGTTCACTCCGGGTATCACGGGCGCGGGCAAGCTCAGCACCTACAACGGCACCACCGTGTTGACTGCCAACAACAACTACACGGGCGGCACCACGATAGCCGGGGGCACCCTGCAGCTGGGCAACGGCGGCACTACCGGCGCCATCGTGGGCAACGTGACGAACAACGGAGCCTTGACTTTCAACCGCACCGACACCGTGACCTTCGCTGGCCTGGTCTCGGGAGGCGGCACGGTCAATCAGAATGGCACGGGCGCCACGATACTGACGGCCAACAATACCTACACCGGTGGCACCACGATCTCGGCAGGCACCCTGCAGTTGGGCAATGGCGGCACCACGGGCGCCATCGTGGGCAACGTGGCGAACAACGGCGCGCTGGTGTTCGATCGCTCCAACACCCTGACTCTAGGCGGCCAGATTTCGGGCAGCGGCTCAGTCAGCCAGATCGGCGCCGGCACCACGGTGCTGACGGGCAACAACACCTACACGGGCGCAACCACGATTTCAGCGGGCACGCTGCAGCTGGGCAACGGCGGCACTACCGGCGCCATCCTGGGCGATGTAAGCAATAACGGGGCGCTGGCCTTCAACCGTTCCGACACGTTGGCATTCCCCGGCCTGATCTCCGGCGCCGGCGTGGTGAACCAGATCGGAACCGGCACCACGGTCCTGACGGCAAACAACACCTACACGGGCGGCACCACGATTTCCGCCGGCACGTTGCAGCTGGGCAATGGCGGCGCCACCGGCGCCATCCTGGGCAATGTGGTGGACAACGGCGCGCTGGCCTTCAACCGTTCCGACATCCAGGCCTTCGCCGGTCAGATCTCCGGCAGTGGCGTGGTTAACCAGATCGGCGCCGGCACCACGATCCTGACGGCCAACAACACCTACACCGGCGGCACCACGATTTCCGCCGGCACGCTGCAATTGGGCAACGGCGGCACTACCGGCGCCATCCTGGGCGACGTGGCAAACAATGGCGCCTTGACCTTCAACCGCTCCGATGTCCAGACCTTCCCGGGCCAGATCTCCGGCAGCGGCGTGGTCAACCAGATCGGCACGGGCACCACCATCCTGACCGCAGACAACACCTACACCGGCGGCACCACGATTTCCGCGGGCACCCTGCAGCTGGGCGACGGCGGCACCACGGGCGCCATCGTGGGCAACGTGGCGAACAACGGCGCGCTGGTGTTCGATCGCTCCAACACCCTGACGCTAGGCGGCCAGATTTCGGGCAGCGGCTCAGTCAGCCAGATCGGCGCCGGCACCACGGTGCTGACGGGCAACAACACCTACACGGGCGCAACCACGATTTCAGCGGGCACGCTGCAGCTGGGCAACGGCGGCACTACCGGCGCCATCCTGGGCGATGTGAGCAATAACGGGGCGCTGGCCTTCAACCGTTCCGACATGCTGGCATTCCCCGGCCTGATCTCCGGCACCGGCGTGGTGAACCAGATCGGAACCGGCACCACGGTCCTGACGGCAAACAACACCTACACGGGCGGCACCACGATTTCCGCCGGCACGTTGCAGCTGGGCAGTGGCGGCGCCACCGGCGCCATCCTGGGCAATGTGGTGGACAACGGCGCGCTGGCCTTCAACCGCTCCGACATCCAGACCTTCGCCGGTCAGATCTCCGGCAGTGGCGTGGTTAACCAGATCGGCACAGGCACCACGATCCTGACGGCCAACAACACCTACACCGGCGGCACCACGATTTCCGCCGGCACCCTGCAATTGGGCAACGGCGGCACCACGGGCGCCATCCTGGGCGACGTGGCAAACAATGGCGCCTTGACCTTCAACCGCTCCGACGTCCAGACCTTCCCGGGCCAGATCTCCGGCAGCGGCGTGGTCAACCAGATCGGCACGGGCACCACCATCCTGACCGCAGACAACACCTACGCCGGCGGCACCACGATTTCGGCAGGCGCCCTGCAACTGGGCAATGGCGGCACTTCGGGGTCCATCCTGGGCAATGTGGCGAACGACGGCTTGCTGGCCTTCAACCGCTCCGACACCATGACGCTTGCCGGTCAGATCTCCGGCAGCGGCGCTGTCAACCAGATCGGCACAGGCACCACCGTGCTGACGGGCAACAACAGCTACACGGGCGGCACCACGATTTCGGCAGGCACACTGCAATTGGGCGACGGCGGCGCATCGGGCGGCATCGTGGGCAACGTGGCGAACAATGGCGCGTTGGCTTTCAACCGTTCCGACGTCCAGACCTTCGCGGGCCAAGTATCCGGCAGCGGCGTGGTCAACCAGATCGGCACGGGCACCACCATCCTGACGGCAGACAATACCTACACCGGCGGCACCACGATTTCCGCCGGCAACCTGCAATTGGGCAACGGCGGCACTACGGGCTCCATCCTGGGCGACGTGGCAAACAATGGCGCCCTGACCTTCAACCGCTCCGACGTCCAGACCTTCGCGGGCCAAATATCCGGCAGCGGCGTGGTCAACCAGATCGGCGCTGGCACCACCATCCTGACCGCAGACAACACCTACACGGGTGGCACGACCATCTCGGCAGGCGCGCTGCAGCTGGGCAATGGCGGCACCTCGGGCGGCAGCCTGGGCGACGTGGCGAATAACGGCGCGTTGAGCTTCAACCGCTCCGACGTCCAGACCTTCGCGGGCCAGATCTCCGGCAGCGGCATGGTCAATCAGATCGGCGCCGGCGCCACCATCCTGACCGCGAACAATACCTACACCGGCGGCACCACGATCTCGGCAGGCACGCTGCAGCTGGGCAATGGCGGCGCCTCCGGCGCCATCCTGGGCGACGTGGCGAACAACGGCGCGTTGAGCTTCAACCGTTCCGATACAGTGACGTTCGCGGGCCTGATCTCGGGCAGCGGCACGGTCAATCAGAACGGTTCCGGCGCCACGGTCCTGACCGCGCAGAACACCTATGGCGGCCCCACCAACGTCAACAACGGCGTGCTGCGTGCGGGCGCGGCCTCCACGCTCAGTCCGAACTCGGCCGTGAACGTGGCAGCGGCAGGCATTCTCGATCTGAACGGCTACAGCCAGGCGACGGCCGGCGTGAGCAATGCCGGCCTCATCAACATGGGCACCGGCACCGCGCCCGGCACCACGCTGACGACGCCGAACTACGTCGGCCAGGGCGGCAGGATCGCCATGAACACCTTGCTCGGCGGCGATGGATCGCCGTCCGACCGGCTGGTGATCAATGGCGGTGCGGCCTCCGGCTCGTCTTCGCTGATCGTCAGCAATGCCGGCGGCGCCGGCGCCGTGACCACCGGCAACGGCATCCTGCTGGTCGATGCCGTCAATGGTGGCACTACTGGCGCCAGCGCGTTCTCGCTGGGCAATGCCGGCGGCTACGTCGCCGCGGGCCCCTATGCCTATACGCTGCAACGCTCCAGCGTGGACGGCAGCGGATTGCAGAACTGGTACCTGCGTTCGACGGTGGACTGCGCCGCCGCGCCCAGCAATCCCGCCTGCAAAGATCCGGAGCCCCCCGTTCCGCCGAATCCGCCCGTGCCGCCGGTGCCTCCCAACCCGCCCGCGCCGGTTCCGCCCGCGCCGCCCAACTACCGGCCCGAAGTCTCCACCGCGGTGGCGACGCCGGAGCTGGCCTTGCGCTACGGCTCGACCTTCCTCGACTCGCTGCATGAGCGCATCGGCGAGGCGCGCTACGCCCTGCCCTCAACCCCGGCCGGCAGCAATTCCCTGGTGTGGGGCCGCGTCATCGGCGTGACCGGCGAGCGCAACGGCAGCAACTCGGGCATCCTGGGATCCCGAGGCCCGGACTACGACTACAAGATCTACGGCCTGCAATCCGGCGTGGACCTTTATCGCCGGGCCAATGCCAACGGCAGCATGGACCACGCAGGCGCCTACGTGGCCTTCGGCCGCGCCACGGCCGACGTCGACCACCTCGACGGCCGCTCGGCCGGACAGGCGGCCATGAATGGCGTGACGCTGGGCGGCTATTGGACACATATCGGCAAGGAAGGCTGGTATGTCGACGCCGTGATCCAGGGCACGCGCTACGACGTCGACAACGGCCGCTCGCCCGCGGGTTACAACCTCGACACGCGCGGCTTCGGCTTCGCGACCTCGCTGGAAGGCGGCTATCCGTTCCGTTTGAACGATGAATGGGTCATCGAGCCGCAAGCGCAGCTCGTCTTCCAGAACGTCAATCTCAACGACGCCAACGACGGCGCCGCCAAGATCCGCTTCAACGACGTCGACAGCCTGAGGGGCCGCGTGGGCGTGCGCCTGGCGCGCACGGTGGAGCTGGATCCCGGACCGCAAGGCAAACGGGTCGCCACGACCTGGCTGCGCGCCAGCCTCGTCAATGAATTCCTGACCAACCCGACCACGGAGTTCTCTTCGCAGAACGGCTATGTGCCTTTCCGGGCCGATATGAAGGGAATGTCCGTGCAGTTGAATCTGGGCGCGGACGTGGGCGTCAAGCGCAATGTCTCCATCTACGGCAGCGTGGGCTCGGAGATCAGCCTGAGGGGCGATGGCCAGAACTTCAACGGCAAGCTCGGCGTGAAAATAGCCTTCTGA
- a CDS encoding M48 family metallopeptidase — protein sequence MARGSLSGLKLSARLLLGDAALAGSGVALCTAPVWLYAALPGVLGAAAAALALPLPFAGWAMLRLPFAARLPGAEDGIRLRAEDAPALFHEIEQIRARLGAPALDAVYLNGEFNASIRQHRRLLGRTRNVLWLGQPLLEMLSAESCRAILAHECAHIAGSHGRYASRIYFARLQWQEAARQLERRKGLSTAPLRLFMNWHVPRFLAASLDFARACEYEADAQSAQACGAAAAANALLAVSVQGRALREYWPDVYAQATGAQPPSPHARLAGEAELVHPRDEAEAQAWLHQALCRPTAGDDTHPSLSDRLAALHAAAPQNGATLADSGEQGMAPTNANPLPWRRASPSAAEEWLVDQRLPLALALDESQRDAIEQAAREARNERDEALAGHHELLRKQHLHALSADERARMAWYADTLTGDSDGAAALLEQNLQEHPGHLPTLCQLAALQLRRAAHRASGEASRLEASAEALWRQAINEPGPHRQPCLRLLTAAALRRGDAGQAQAWRVEADMLERKAQAEGDEARYQPHGLNESELRKLADTLDPLLRIATGVWVLRDASSGRLALLVLARDSAWARAIGKLTGETSYLRRDCEMLLARLLPRLRQSVEPVLLEAGDPLLSQCTPAYLLRRTGA from the coding sequence ATGGCGCGCGGCAGCCTGTCGGGATTGAAGCTGTCAGCCCGGCTGCTGCTGGGCGATGCGGCCCTGGCCGGCTCCGGCGTTGCCTTGTGCACCGCGCCCGTGTGGCTGTACGCGGCCTTGCCGGGTGTGCTGGGCGCGGCGGCCGCGGCGCTGGCCCTGCCCCTGCCGTTCGCGGGCTGGGCGATGCTGCGGCTGCCTTTCGCCGCGCGCCTGCCGGGCGCCGAAGACGGTATCCGCCTGCGAGCCGAAGACGCGCCAGCGCTGTTCCACGAGATCGAGCAGATACGCGCCCGCCTGGGCGCGCCGGCGCTGGACGCCGTCTACCTGAACGGCGAGTTCAACGCCAGCATCCGGCAGCACCGACGCCTGCTGGGCCGCACGCGCAACGTGCTGTGGCTGGGACAGCCGCTGCTGGAGATGCTGTCGGCCGAGTCTTGCCGCGCCATCCTGGCGCATGAGTGCGCCCATATCGCGGGGAGCCACGGACGCTATGCCAGCCGCATCTATTTCGCGCGGCTGCAATGGCAGGAGGCGGCTCGGCAGCTGGAACGGCGCAAGGGACTGTCGACGGCTCCGTTGCGCCTCTTCATGAATTGGCACGTGCCGCGGTTTCTGGCGGCGAGCCTGGATTTTGCGCGGGCATGCGAGTACGAGGCCGATGCGCAGTCTGCGCAAGCCTGTGGCGCGGCTGCAGCCGCGAACGCGCTGCTGGCCGTGTCCGTGCAGGGCCGGGCCCTGCGCGAGTATTGGCCGGACGTGTATGCGCAAGCCACCGGCGCACAACCGCCCTCTCCGCATGCGCGGCTGGCCGGCGAAGCCGAGCTGGTCCATCCCCGCGACGAAGCCGAGGCGCAGGCCTGGCTGCACCAGGCGCTGTGCCGGCCAACCGCCGGCGACGACACGCATCCTTCGCTATCCGACCGTCTGGCCGCGCTGCATGCAGCGGCCCCGCAGAACGGCGCGACGTTGGCGGACAGCGGCGAGCAAGGCATGGCGCCAACCAACGCCAACCCTTTGCCCTGGCGCCGAGCCTCGCCCAGCGCCGCTGAAGAATGGCTGGTCGACCAGCGCCTGCCGTTGGCTCTGGCGTTGGACGAATCGCAACGCGACGCCATCGAGCAGGCGGCCCGCGAGGCGCGTAACGAGCGCGACGAAGCGCTTGCCGGCCATCATGAGCTGCTGCGCAAGCAGCACCTGCACGCGCTCTCGGCCGACGAACGGGCGCGCATGGCCTGGTACGCCGACACGCTTACGGGCGACTCGGACGGCGCCGCCGCCCTGCTGGAGCAGAATCTGCAGGAACATCCCGGCCACCTGCCCACGCTGTGCCAACTAGCCGCGCTGCAGCTGCGCCGAGCTGCACACAGGGCCAGCGGCGAAGCTTCGCGCCTTGAGGCAAGCGCCGAGGCGCTATGGCGGCAAGCCATCAACGAACCCGGCCCCCATCGCCAGCCCTGCCTGCGCCTGCTGACGGCGGCGGCATTGCGGCGCGGTGACGCCGGCCAGGCGCAAGCCTGGCGGGTGGAGGCGGACATGCTGGAGCGGAAGGCCCAGGCCGAAGGCGACGAGGCGCGCTATCAACCGCATGGATTGAACGAATCCGAACTGCGCAAACTCGCCGACACGCTGGATCCGCTGCTACGCATCGCCACCGGCGTCTGGGTGCTGCGCGACGCCAGCAGCGGCCGTCTGGCATTGCTGGTGCTGGCGCGGGACTCGGCTTGGGCGCGCGCCATCGGCAAGTTGACGGGCGAAACCAGCTATTTGCGGCGCGATTGCGAAATGCTGTTGGCGCGGCTGCTGCCTCGCCTGCGCCAGTCCGTCGAACCTGTGCTATTGGAAGCCGGCGATCCCTTATTGAGCCAGTGCACGCCAGCCTACCTGCTGCGCCGAACCGGCGCCTGA